One part of the Candidatus Binatota bacterium genome encodes these proteins:
- a CDS encoding DUF3237 family protein: MVFQNFGRRSPDGELVQSELRMDEGLGERIAAGESIDGDDMYFRSTPYFETTSEKYAWMNDIVCIGRMAAFGGGKASYEVFQVL, encoded by the coding sequence ATGGTGTTTCAGAATTTCGGGCGGCGCTCGCCCGACGGCGAGCTCGTGCAGAGCGAACTGCGCATGGACGAGGGCCTGGGAGAACGAATCGCCGCCGGCGAGAGCATCGACGGCGACGACATGTACTTCCGCAGCACCCCTTACTTCGAGACCACGTCCGAGAAGTACGCCTGGATGAACGACATCGTGTGTATTGGCCGCATGGCCGCGTTCGGAGGCGGCAAGGCCAGCTACGAAGTTTTCCAGGTGTTGTAG